A genomic segment from Polyangium mundeleinium encodes:
- the ftsZ gene encoding cell division protein FtsZ, translated as MSFSIEFADEHAGYDARIKVIGCGGSGGNAVNTMINFGLEGVEFQVVNTDAQALSASIAPIKVHIGSNVTRGLGAGADPEKGRKAALEDVQRLKELIQGADMVFVTAGMGGGTGTGAAPVIAQLAREEGCLTVGVVTKPFFFEGKQRARRAELGLAMLSEHVDTLITIPNQKLLTLGDEELSFVDAFRKADEVLYQAIKGISDLITQNGIVNVDFADVKTVMSNMGRALMGTGCAKGQGRARLAAEMAITSPLLDDISVEGAMGVLINIVGGPDMRMREIEEAATLVQEQAHEDANIIFGATIDETMGDMIKVTVIATGFDPSASDAAQQASGALVTGARTPQAMPISTAPSLSSALSGALTGGGSRSNPPPLSAPQRSMPQPQREEPAYTVRGGRGAPAQQPAPASLSSGASGTPSRERATFVPPLDADWDTPAFQRRGQ; from the coding sequence ATGAGTTTCTCCATCGAGTTTGCCGACGAGCACGCGGGTTACGACGCCCGTATCAAGGTCATCGGCTGTGGCGGGTCGGGCGGCAATGCCGTCAACACGATGATCAACTTCGGCCTCGAAGGGGTCGAGTTCCAGGTCGTGAACACCGACGCCCAGGCGTTGTCGGCGAGCATCGCGCCGATCAAGGTGCACATCGGCTCGAACGTCACCCGTGGCCTCGGCGCAGGCGCCGATCCCGAGAAGGGCCGCAAAGCGGCGCTCGAGGACGTGCAACGCCTGAAGGAGCTCATCCAGGGCGCCGACATGGTCTTCGTGACCGCCGGCATGGGCGGCGGCACCGGCACGGGCGCGGCGCCGGTGATCGCGCAGCTCGCTCGCGAGGAAGGTTGCCTCACCGTCGGCGTCGTGACGAAGCCCTTCTTCTTCGAGGGCAAGCAGCGCGCGCGTCGCGCCGAGCTCGGCCTCGCCATGCTCTCCGAGCACGTCGACACGCTCATCACGATCCCGAACCAGAAGCTCCTGACGCTCGGCGACGAGGAGCTCTCCTTCGTGGACGCCTTCCGCAAAGCCGACGAGGTGCTCTACCAGGCCATCAAGGGCATCAGCGACCTCATCACGCAGAACGGCATCGTCAACGTCGACTTCGCCGACGTGAAGACGGTCATGAGCAACATGGGCCGCGCGCTCATGGGCACGGGCTGCGCGAAGGGCCAGGGCCGCGCGCGCCTCGCCGCCGAGATGGCCATCACCTCGCCGCTGCTCGACGACATCTCGGTCGAGGGCGCGATGGGCGTGCTCATCAACATCGTCGGCGGCCCCGACATGCGCATGCGCGAGATCGAGGAAGCCGCGACGCTCGTGCAGGAGCAGGCGCACGAGGACGCGAACATCATCTTCGGCGCGACCATCGACGAGACGATGGGCGACATGATCAAGGTCACCGTCATCGCGACGGGCTTCGACCCGAGCGCCTCCGACGCCGCGCAGCAGGCCTCGGGCGCGCTGGTGACCGGCGCGCGGACGCCGCAGGCGATGCCGATCTCGACGGCGCCCTCGCTCTCGAGCGCGCTCTCGGGCGCCCTCACGGGCGGAGGGTCGCGCTCGAACCCGCCGCCGCTCTCGGCGCCGCAGCGCAGCATGCCGCAGCCGCAGCGCGAGGAGCCGGCCTACACGGTGCGCGGCGGTCGCGGCGCGCCTGCCCAGCAGCCGGCCCCGGCCTCGCTCTCGTCGGGCGCCTCGGGGACGCCCTCGCGCGAGCGCGCGACGTTCGTTCCGCCGCTCGACGCGGACTGGGATACGCCGGCGTTCCAGCGCCGTGGTCAGTAA
- the murG gene encoding undecaprenyldiphospho-muramoylpentapeptide beta-N-acetylglucosaminyltransferase: MTTLLLAGGGTGGHVFPMLAVGEAVRAADPSARVVYVGTARGLEARVVPEQGGELELLDILPLRGGGVSGFLKGAQHAAASIPAARDLVRRLGPSAVLSVGGYAGGPVCFAARTLGVAVTVLEPNSVMGLSNRLLAPFAVRAYTTFPEVDRFFRPSIVRRLGVPLRKAFAPAPYEVQKDQLSILVLGGSQGAKALNETVPRAISQVVNQVPGLRVVHQTGREREAEARALYESLGLSGAAEVVPFIDDMARALASADLVIARAGASTLAELCAVGRPAILVPYPFAADDHQLKNARSLEKRGAAVALPQAEATADRVAEEIRKLAGSPEGRASMARAAAEIGAPDAAKAVAADLLELARLRESKHREKARGRTA; encoded by the coding sequence GTGACGACCCTTCTTCTCGCAGGCGGCGGCACCGGCGGCCACGTCTTCCCGATGCTCGCGGTGGGCGAGGCGGTTCGTGCCGCCGACCCTTCGGCGCGTGTCGTCTACGTCGGCACCGCGCGCGGCCTCGAAGCGCGCGTCGTGCCCGAGCAAGGTGGCGAGCTCGAGCTCCTTGACATCCTGCCCCTGCGCGGCGGAGGAGTTTCCGGGTTCCTGAAGGGCGCGCAGCACGCCGCGGCCTCGATCCCCGCCGCGCGGGATCTCGTCCGCCGCCTCGGGCCGTCGGCCGTCCTCTCCGTGGGCGGTTACGCGGGCGGCCCCGTGTGCTTCGCGGCGCGCACGCTCGGCGTCGCCGTCACCGTGCTCGAACCGAACAGCGTGATGGGCCTGTCGAACCGCCTGCTCGCGCCGTTCGCCGTGCGCGCCTACACCACGTTCCCCGAGGTCGATCGTTTCTTCCGACCGAGCATCGTGCGCCGCCTCGGCGTGCCCCTCCGCAAGGCCTTCGCGCCCGCGCCGTACGAGGTCCAGAAGGACCAGCTCTCGATCCTCGTCCTCGGCGGCAGCCAGGGCGCCAAGGCCTTGAACGAGACCGTGCCGCGCGCGATTTCCCAGGTCGTGAACCAGGTCCCGGGCCTGCGCGTCGTCCACCAGACGGGCCGCGAGCGCGAGGCCGAGGCGCGCGCGCTCTACGAGTCGCTCGGTTTGTCCGGGGCCGCCGAGGTCGTCCCGTTCATCGACGACATGGCCCGCGCGCTCGCGTCGGCCGACCTCGTGATCGCGCGGGCCGGCGCCTCCACGCTCGCCGAGCTCTGCGCCGTCGGTCGCCCCGCGATCCTCGTCCCGTATCCCTTCGCGGCCGACGATCATCAGCTCAAGAACGCGCGCTCGCTGGAGAAGCGCGGCGCGGCCGTGGCGCTGCCGCAGGCCGAGGCCACGGCCGATCGGGTCGCGGAGGAGATCCGCAAGCTCGCGGGTTCGCCCGAGGGGCGCGCTTCCATGGCGCGCGCCGCGGCCGAGATCGGGGCGCCCGACGCGGCGAAGGCCGTGGCGGCGGACTTGCTCGAGCTCGCGCGTTTGCGGGAGTCGAAACACCGGGAGAAAGCCCGGGGAAGGACGGCATGA
- a CDS encoding cell division protein FtsQ/DivIB — MSDALPTNRRLKKPSTPPIVAAPRDPVNIWGSGSPSASSAPNPEPQHDSPPPPGATTSTIRPPKPKAKPRLSLPRPKLPRALSLFLGVMVVLSASVAVAWGARRYIMTSPRFAIRTVLVDGNRRLPAEQVAGAGGVTVGRNIFELDLETAGATITTEPWVEKAQVTRTLPSTVRITVVEREAWAVATIGGELYLVTRDGDPFKRVADGDPIDLPVVTGITPEKVAADRPGVVNALRRALDVVEDMDRAGISKRYPIQEVHLERDGTIVMTIGKDAISLYLGQTRFREKIEQAARVLMELAKRKANPAVIFLDNEAHPERVVVRMR; from the coding sequence ATGAGCGACGCCCTGCCCACGAACCGCCGGCTGAAGAAGCCCTCCACGCCGCCAATCGTTGCTGCTCCAAGGGATCCGGTCAACATTTGGGGCTCCGGATCGCCTTCGGCGTCCTCCGCCCCAAACCCCGAGCCCCAGCACGACTCGCCGCCGCCGCCCGGGGCCACGACGAGCACGATCCGCCCGCCGAAGCCCAAGGCGAAGCCGCGCCTTTCGCTCCCGCGGCCGAAGCTTCCGCGCGCGCTCTCGTTGTTCCTCGGCGTGATGGTGGTCCTCTCGGCCTCGGTCGCGGTGGCCTGGGGCGCGCGCCGGTACATCATGACGAGCCCGCGCTTCGCGATTCGCACGGTGCTCGTCGACGGAAACCGCCGTTTGCCGGCCGAGCAGGTCGCCGGCGCGGGCGGCGTCACCGTGGGCCGCAACATCTTCGAGCTCGACCTGGAGACGGCGGGCGCCACGATCACCACCGAGCCCTGGGTCGAAAAGGCCCAGGTGACGCGCACGCTCCCGTCGACCGTGCGCATCACGGTCGTCGAGCGTGAGGCCTGGGCCGTGGCCACGATCGGCGGCGAGCTCTACCTCGTCACGCGCGACGGCGACCCGTTCAAGCGTGTCGCCGACGGGGACCCGATCGACCTGCCCGTCGTGACCGGCATCACGCCCGAAAAGGTCGCCGCGGACCGTCCCGGCGTGGTCAACGCGCTGCGGCGTGCGCTCGACGTGGTCGAGGACATGGATCGGGCGGGCATCAGCAAGCGCTACCCGATCCAGGAGGTCCACCTCGAGCGCGACGGCACGATCGTCATGACGATCGGCAAGGACGCGATCTCGCTTTACCTGGGCCAGACGAGGTTTCGCGAGAAGATCGAGCAGGCCGCGCGCGTTCTGATGGAGCTCGCCAAGCGCAAGGCGAATCCCGCGGTGATCTTCCTGGACAACGAAGCACACCCCGAGCGGGTCGTCGTGAGGATGCGATGA
- the ftsA gene encoding cell division protein FtsA, giving the protein MKSRMEQSEIVVGLDIGTTKVSAVVGEVDADGITILGVGNVPCRGLRKGIVANIDWTVRSIAEAIEAAQTMAGVEIRTVYAGVAGNHIRGQSSDGVVAVGGGEVTDVDVTRVLEGARAIPIDADRQILHALPREFTVDNQDGIRDPVGMSGVRLGVKVNLITAATSCVQNVVRCAERCGLTVADVVLEPLASAEAVLSEDEKEIGVAVIDIGGGTTDLLIYVDGGIAHASVIPAGGNNVTADLAAGLRTPMAEAERLKRNFGCALGRMVADDEEVEVPGVGGHPPRKVPRRVLSDIIEPRIEEIFAVIRKRIEDAGLLDQLAAGAVLTGGAVLMEGMSEFAEEILGMPVRLGVPVGMRGITQLVAGPQYATGVGLLHYGANQLREAREPRVVVESQPPPRQTAPRVTAPSRPDRRELSEETVVEKRQGGRFWNWLRAAF; this is encoded by the coding sequence ATGAAGAGCAGGATGGAGCAGAGCGAGATTGTCGTTGGTCTCGACATCGGGACGACGAAGGTGTCTGCCGTCGTCGGCGAGGTCGACGCCGATGGGATCACCATCCTCGGCGTGGGCAACGTCCCGTGCCGCGGGCTGCGAAAAGGCATCGTGGCGAACATCGACTGGACGGTCCGGTCGATCGCGGAGGCCATCGAGGCCGCGCAGACGATGGCCGGCGTCGAGATTCGCACGGTGTATGCAGGCGTCGCCGGCAACCACATCCGCGGCCAGTCCTCGGACGGCGTGGTCGCGGTGGGCGGCGGCGAGGTGACGGACGTCGACGTGACACGTGTCCTCGAAGGCGCGCGTGCCATTCCGATCGACGCCGATCGGCAGATCCTGCACGCCTTGCCGCGCGAGTTCACCGTCGACAACCAGGACGGTATTCGTGATCCCGTGGGAATGAGCGGCGTTCGCCTCGGCGTGAAGGTGAACCTCATCACGGCCGCGACGTCTTGCGTGCAAAACGTGGTCCGTTGCGCGGAGCGCTGCGGATTGACCGTGGCGGACGTGGTCCTCGAGCCGCTCGCGAGCGCCGAAGCCGTTCTCTCCGAGGACGAAAAAGAGATCGGCGTCGCCGTGATCGATATCGGCGGCGGTACGACGGATTTGCTGATTTACGTGGACGGCGGAATCGCGCATGCGAGCGTTATTCCGGCGGGCGGAAACAACGTGACGGCGGATCTCGCGGCGGGCCTGCGCACGCCGATGGCCGAGGCGGAACGGCTGAAGCGCAATTTCGGCTGCGCGCTCGGGCGGATGGTCGCGGACGACGAGGAGGTCGAGGTGCCGGGCGTCGGTGGGCATCCGCCGCGCAAGGTGCCCCGTCGGGTGCTTTCGGACATCATCGAGCCGCGGATCGAGGAGATCTTCGCGGTGATCCGCAAGCGCATCGAGGATGCGGGCCTGCTCGATCAGCTCGCGGCGGGCGCGGTTCTCACGGGCGGCGCGGTGCTCATGGAAGGCATGAGCGAATTCGCCGAGGAGATCCTGGGTATGCCGGTTCGTCTCGGCGTACCGGTCGGGATGCGTGGAATCACGCAGCTCGTGGCGGGCCCGCAATATGCAACGGGCGTGGGGTTGCTCCACTACGGAGCGAACCAGCTCCGCGAGGCGCGCGAGCCGCGCGTCGTCGTGGAGTCGCAGCCTCCGCCGCGCCAGACCGCGCCGCGCGTGACGGCGCCTTCGAGGCCGGATCGACGAGAGCTCTCCGAGGAGACGGTCGTCGAAAAACGGCAAGGCGGTCGGTTCTGGAATTGGTTGCGCGCAGCTTTCTGA
- the dnaJ gene encoding molecular chaperone DnaJ, producing the protein MSQKRDYYEVLSLSKEASTDEIRKAYRAAALKNHPDRNPGDKEAEARFKEATEAYQVLSDDQKRARYDRYGHAGVEGMPDMGGQDIFTHFQDIFSELFGGFAGGGGFAGGGQRRSRGPARGQDLRVEQRLTLREAMTGTKREVVLRTPVACEECQGSGAKPGTKRKTCGVCEGAGQVSTARGFVMFTQTCPECRGEGTVVKTPCPSCNGAGAVEKSRKVVVNFPAGIDAGQRLRVPGQGMPGALGGPPGDLYVDVDLLQDERFERDGADLVTRALVSFASATLGGTSEIELPDESKVSIDIPAGTQPGEVITMRGKGMPRVDGRGRGSLQVVVQVQVPKQISARAQELLKELQAELGHENETAPAASAATTS; encoded by the coding sequence ATGAGCCAAAAACGGGATTATTACGAGGTTCTCAGCTTGTCGAAGGAAGCTTCGACCGACGAGATCCGCAAAGCGTACAGGGCGGCTGCCCTCAAGAACCACCCTGACCGGAACCCGGGCGACAAGGAGGCCGAGGCGCGCTTCAAGGAAGCCACCGAGGCCTATCAGGTCCTGTCCGACGACCAGAAGCGCGCTCGGTACGACCGCTACGGTCACGCCGGCGTCGAGGGCATGCCCGACATGGGCGGCCAGGACATCTTCACGCACTTCCAGGACATCTTTTCGGAGCTGTTCGGCGGCTTCGCGGGTGGCGGCGGGTTCGCCGGCGGCGGGCAACGTCGTTCGCGTGGCCCGGCGCGCGGGCAAGACCTTCGCGTCGAGCAACGCCTCACGCTGCGCGAGGCGATGACCGGCACGAAGCGCGAGGTCGTGCTGCGGACGCCCGTTGCCTGCGAGGAGTGCCAGGGCAGCGGCGCCAAGCCCGGCACGAAGCGCAAGACGTGCGGCGTGTGTGAAGGCGCCGGGCAGGTGTCCACCGCGCGTGGGTTCGTCATGTTCACGCAGACGTGCCCCGAGTGCCGCGGCGAAGGCACGGTCGTGAAGACGCCGTGTCCCTCGTGCAACGGCGCCGGCGCGGTCGAGAAGTCGCGCAAGGTCGTGGTGAACTTCCCGGCCGGCATCGACGCGGGCCAGCGCCTCCGCGTGCCCGGACAAGGCATGCCCGGCGCACTCGGCGGCCCGCCCGGCGACCTCTACGTCGACGTCGACCTCCTGCAAGACGAGCGCTTCGAGCGCGACGGCGCCGACCTCGTCACGCGCGCGCTCGTGTCGTTCGCCAGCGCGACGCTCGGCGGCACGTCCGAGATCGAGCTGCCCGACGAGAGCAAGGTCAGCATCGACATCCCCGCCGGCACGCAGCCCGGCGAGGTGATCACCATGCGCGGCAAGGGCATGCCGCGCGTCGACGGCCGCGGCCGCGGCTCGCTCCAGGTCGTCGTGCAGGTGCAGGTGCCGAAGCAGATCTCGGCCCGCGCGCAGGAGCTCTTGAAGGAGCTTCAAGCCGAGCTCGGCCACGAGAACGAGACCGCCCCCGCGGCGTCTGCGGCGACGACGTCTTAA
- the murC gene encoding UDP-N-acetylmuramate--L-alanine ligase translates to MFRGRVRHIHFVGIGGVGMSGLAEILRSLEFDVSGSDVKSGSTTQRLASLGVRIDIGHRAENVRGVDVVVYSSAIRADNPELVEARALGIPVIGRAEMLAELMRVKYGVAIAGSHGKTTTTSLVATVLRHAGLDPTVVVGGKMAALGSNARLGAGDLLVAEADESDGSFLRLTPTIAVVTNIDPEHLDHYGTHEKIKDAFIEFAARVPFYGLAVLCLDHPHVQDILPRIPRRHVTYGVSPHADYCARGIQFRGLETSFNAYRRGQPLGGFTVKMPGAHNVLNCLATIAVADELEVPLDVTKQALATFGGVARRFTVVGVHQGVTLVDDYGHHPAEIRATIEAARRAYPDDAHRIVVAFQPHRYTRTKDLFEDFTRAFNLADVLFVTDIYPAGEAPLPGVNAERLVQSIREHGHHDATYVPNKADLPEVLAKVTRPGDVVIALGAGDINNMLKGLRARLEGVTEPPPASREGGP, encoded by the coding sequence ATGTTCCGCGGGCGCGTCCGGCACATCCACTTCGTGGGCATCGGCGGCGTGGGCATGAGCGGCCTCGCGGAGATCCTCCGCTCGCTCGAGTTCGACGTCTCCGGCTCCGACGTGAAGAGCGGCTCCACGACCCAGCGTCTTGCCTCGCTCGGCGTGCGCATCGACATCGGCCACCGCGCCGAGAACGTCCGCGGCGTCGACGTCGTCGTGTATTCGAGCGCGATCCGCGCGGACAACCCGGAACTCGTCGAGGCCCGCGCGCTCGGCATCCCCGTCATCGGCCGCGCCGAGATGCTCGCCGAGCTGATGCGCGTGAAGTACGGCGTGGCCATCGCGGGTTCGCACGGAAAAACCACGACGACCTCGCTCGTCGCCACGGTGCTCCGGCACGCCGGCCTCGATCCCACGGTCGTCGTCGGCGGCAAGATGGCCGCGCTTGGTTCGAACGCGCGCCTCGGCGCCGGCGATCTGCTCGTCGCCGAGGCCGACGAGAGCGATGGCTCGTTCTTGCGCCTGACGCCCACGATCGCCGTGGTCACGAACATCGACCCCGAGCACCTCGATCACTACGGCACCCACGAGAAGATCAAGGACGCCTTCATCGAGTTCGCCGCGCGCGTACCCTTCTACGGCCTCGCCGTGCTTTGCCTCGATCACCCGCACGTGCAGGACATCCTGCCGCGGATCCCGCGCCGCCACGTCACGTACGGCGTCTCGCCGCACGCGGACTACTGCGCGCGCGGCATCCAGTTCCGCGGCCTGGAGACGAGCTTCAACGCGTATCGCCGCGGCCAGCCGCTCGGCGGCTTCACCGTGAAGATGCCCGGCGCGCACAACGTGCTGAACTGCCTCGCGACGATCGCCGTCGCCGACGAGCTCGAAGTCCCGCTCGACGTCACGAAGCAAGCCCTCGCCACCTTCGGCGGCGTCGCGCGTCGCTTCACGGTCGTCGGCGTGCACCAGGGCGTCACGCTCGTCGACGACTACGGCCATCACCCGGCCGAGATCCGCGCCACGATCGAGGCCGCGCGCCGCGCGTATCCCGATGACGCACACCGCATCGTCGTCGCGTTCCAGCCGCATCGCTACACGCGCACGAAGGATCTCTTCGAGGACTTTACGCGCGCCTTCAACCTCGCGGACGTCCTCTTCGTCACGGACATTTACCCCGCGGGCGAGGCGCCGCTGCCCGGCGTGAACGCCGAGCGGCTCGTGCAGTCGATCCGCGAGCACGGCCACCACGACGCCACGTACGTGCCGAACAAGGCCGATTTGCCCGAGGTCCTCGCGAAGGTCACGCGCCCCGGCGACGTGGTCATCGCCCTCGGCGCGGGCGACATCAACAACATGCTGAAGGGCCTGCGCGCGCGGCTCGAAGGCGTCACGGAGCCTCCGCCCGCGAGCCGGGAAGGCGGTCCATGA
- a CDS encoding protease PrsW, whose protein sequence is MLALQILLGLLALAAPVALYVGFASRDTLRPSSPRSVVATFALGMLACIPAELCERALTGVLGPRKLDVGIDLAALVYAYLVAAPLEEALKVAAATPAFRLRVGQHRPIDAISYAAAAALGFMTLKSALFLIGLPFSLIAPARTALTTLAATCLATWWGFALGRDGQGRMGGGWFNGAWALAAAGNAIAHHVAFARGPASVLATIPILVVAGVIAWIGVRDVLQRSAEAEKIEPREREHEPKKPRLLPLAPPSLRAMREALRRSERPLSFFWIGLGMLVTTGMITAMLVGAVLLGRRLGFQFAAIDRDASNAVAPLLLLASAALLSFLFAGWIVARASAARSVLEPAISALLAIVGTIVLLGLAAPVAVVIALACAPLAFALACLGAWLGLSDA, encoded by the coding sequence TTGCTCGCCCTCCAGATCCTCCTCGGCCTGCTCGCCCTCGCAGCGCCCGTCGCGCTGTACGTGGGGTTTGCCTCGCGCGACACGCTGCGCCCGTCGAGCCCGCGCTCGGTCGTGGCGACGTTCGCGCTCGGCATGCTCGCGTGCATCCCGGCGGAGCTCTGCGAGCGCGCGCTCACGGGCGTGCTCGGGCCGCGCAAGCTCGACGTGGGGATCGATCTCGCGGCGCTCGTGTACGCCTACCTCGTGGCCGCGCCGCTCGAAGAGGCGCTCAAGGTCGCGGCCGCGACGCCGGCGTTCCGCCTGCGCGTGGGGCAACATCGGCCGATCGACGCGATCTCGTACGCGGCGGCCGCGGCGCTCGGGTTCATGACGCTGAAGAGCGCGTTGTTCCTGATCGGCCTTCCCTTCTCGCTCATCGCGCCGGCACGCACGGCGCTGACGACGCTCGCGGCGACGTGCCTCGCGACGTGGTGGGGCTTCGCGCTCGGCCGCGATGGGCAGGGCCGCATGGGCGGCGGCTGGTTCAACGGGGCCTGGGCCCTCGCCGCGGCCGGCAACGCGATCGCGCACCACGTCGCGTTTGCCCGGGGGCCGGCGTCGGTGCTCGCGACGATCCCGATCCTCGTGGTCGCCGGCGTCATCGCCTGGATCGGCGTCCGCGACGTGCTCCAGCGGAGCGCGGAGGCGGAGAAGATCGAGCCACGCGAGCGCGAGCACGAGCCGAAGAAGCCGCGCCTCTTGCCGCTCGCGCCGCCGTCGCTCCGGGCGATGCGCGAGGCGCTCCGGCGCTCGGAGCGGCCCCTCTCGTTCTTCTGGATCGGGCTCGGCATGCTCGTGACGACGGGCATGATCACGGCGATGCTCGTGGGCGCGGTGCTGCTCGGGCGACGGCTCGGCTTCCAGTTCGCGGCCATCGATCGCGACGCGTCGAACGCCGTCGCGCCGCTCCTCCTCCTGGCGAGCGCGGCGCTGCTCTCGTTCCTCTTCGCGGGGTGGATCGTGGCGCGCGCGTCGGCGGCGCGGAGCGTGCTCGAACCGGCGATCAGCGCGCTCTTGGCGATCGTCGGGACGATCGTGCTGCTCGGGCTCGCGGCGCCGGTGGCGGTGGTGATCGCGCTCGCGTGCGCGCCGCTCGCGTTCGCGCTGGCTTGTCTCGGGGCTTGGCTCGGGCTGTCGGACGCTTAA
- the ftsW gene encoding putative lipid II flippase FtsW, producing the protein MSSSAVLSGNHAIGERRHSSAPPPKNRLLPPSDPPPAPPKNEARAPRKESPGAGNGVTALLRSSKAGPVDSVLAAVVIALVGFGVVMVYSASAIEATVKYHDAQFFLKRQGVYALVALFTMWLVSRFDYRKLKPFTYPILVAVTLMLGLTILGLGHKAGNAYRWIAIGPVHIQPAETAKLGIVLWLAYSLSKKADTIKSFSVGFLPHLIVVGFLIMLLLKQPDFGSAVVLLFLTFTLLFVAGARLPYIAAFTALLGMGAAALVAFSDYRYRRYLAFIDMDNHRQDLAYQPFQSVMSFGSGGWTGLGLGKGLQVLYLPEAHTDFISAIIGEELGFLGILGLVTAYLVIVSRGVKIALEAHDDYGSFLAFGIATLFGVQALVNLAVAMAILPTKGLTLPFMSYGGSSLLVNAAGAGVLLSVSRPRTNEVPREKPAPVRTSEGAPSASALIATEAQDGAAAAEGASA; encoded by the coding sequence GTGAGCAGCAGCGCCGTCCTCTCGGGCAACCATGCGATCGGCGAGCGCCGCCATTCGAGCGCGCCCCCGCCGAAGAACCGCCTCCTTCCGCCGAGCGATCCGCCACCCGCGCCGCCGAAAAACGAGGCCCGCGCGCCGCGCAAGGAGAGCCCCGGCGCCGGCAACGGCGTCACCGCGCTCCTCCGTTCGAGCAAGGCCGGCCCCGTGGACTCGGTGCTCGCGGCCGTGGTCATCGCGCTCGTCGGCTTCGGCGTCGTCATGGTCTACAGCGCGAGCGCGATCGAAGCGACCGTGAAGTACCACGACGCGCAGTTCTTCCTGAAGCGCCAGGGCGTCTACGCGCTCGTCGCGCTCTTCACGATGTGGCTCGTGAGCCGCTTCGACTACCGCAAGCTCAAGCCCTTCACGTACCCGATCCTCGTCGCGGTCACGCTCATGCTGGGCCTGACGATCCTCGGCCTCGGCCACAAGGCCGGCAACGCCTACCGCTGGATCGCGATCGGCCCCGTGCACATCCAGCCAGCAGAGACCGCCAAGCTCGGCATCGTCCTCTGGCTCGCGTACTCGCTCTCGAAGAAGGCCGACACGATCAAGAGCTTCTCCGTGGGCTTCTTGCCGCACCTGATCGTCGTCGGCTTCCTCATCATGCTGCTCTTGAAGCAGCCCGACTTCGGCAGCGCCGTCGTGCTCCTGTTCCTCACGTTCACGCTGCTCTTCGTGGCGGGCGCGCGCCTGCCGTACATCGCAGCGTTCACGGCCCTGCTCGGCATGGGCGCGGCTGCGCTCGTGGCCTTCAGCGACTACCGCTACCGGCGCTACCTGGCGTTCATCGACATGGACAACCACCGCCAGGACCTCGCCTATCAGCCCTTCCAGTCCGTCATGAGCTTCGGCTCCGGCGGGTGGACCGGGCTCGGCCTCGGCAAGGGCCTGCAGGTGCTTTACCTGCCCGAGGCGCACACGGACTTCATCAGCGCGATCATCGGCGAGGAGCTCGGCTTCCTCGGCATCCTCGGCCTCGTCACCGCGTACCTCGTCATCGTCTCGCGTGGCGTGAAGATCGCGCTCGAAGCGCACGACGACTACGGCAGCTTCCTCGCGTTCGGCATCGCCACGCTCTTCGGCGTGCAGGCGCTCGTGAACCTCGCCGTCGCCATGGCCATCCTGCCGACGAAGGGCCTCACGCTGCCGTTCATGAGCTACGGCGGCTCGTCGCTGCTCGTGAACGCCGCCGGCGCGGGCGTCCTGCTCAGCGTCAGCCGTCCGCGGACGAACGAGGTTCCGCGAGAGAAGCCCGCGCCCGTGCGCACGAGCGAGGGCGCGCCGAGCGCGTCGGCCCTCATCGCCACGGAGGCCCAGGATGGGGCCGCGGCCGCGGAGGGAGCGAGCGCGTGA
- a CDS encoding DNA gyrase inhibitor YacG: MGASSRSTCPQCGREAVLGPENPARPFCSARCKVLDLERWLTGAYRVPGPPVDTSMLEGEGARREDDPDEPKGDEET, translated from the coding sequence ATGGGAGCATCCTCCCGATCGACTTGCCCGCAGTGCGGCCGCGAGGCCGTGCTCGGGCCCGAAAATCCCGCGCGGCCCTTCTGCTCGGCCCGGTGCAAGGTGCTCGACCTGGAGCGTTGGCTCACGGGTGCCTACCGTGTCCCCGGCCCACCTGTCGACACGAGCATGCTGGAGGGCGAGGGGGCGCGCAGGGAGGACGATCCCGACGAACCGAAGGGAGACGAAGAAACGTGA